Within the Gloeocapsopsis sp. IPPAS B-1203 genome, the region ATCAGTTGAGCAATACGACCGCCGTGATGAAACGTGGCGTTATCGATAATCATCCACTGTCCAGGACGCAGTTGCTGCACTAAGTACTTCTCTAGCCAAGTCAAATACTGTCCGTTTACACGCCCCTGTGACGGTAAACGGAGCAATCAGTTGATCATTCGCTTGCTGTCGCGAAACAGGGTATTTATCCTCGTTAACAAAATAAATATCCGCCGTAGGAATGGCGAGAATGCTTGTACAGTAGGAGTTATAGCTTCTTTGAGCGAACAGATTAGTTGTCCGAAAATCAGTGCAACAAATTAACACAATATTTGCCCAGTGGATGAGATAAAGTGATGGAAACTGTTGATAGCAGGCTCGACAGTGACAATGACCCAAATGGGCGAATTCGAGATGAGTGCGGCTGATGA harbors:
- a CDS encoding transposase — translated: MLRLPSQGRVNGQYLTWLEKYLVQQLRPGQWMIIDNATFHHGGRIAQLIEVTGCRVVYLPPYLPDLNRIEKC